The window CCATTCGTACGTTGTAGCCTTCTGACCTTAAACTCAGTAAACTCTTCCTATTGGAACCTGGGACTCTCAGCAAATCACCGTAGGTACACAGTACAGTATTGGGAAGTTTTGCCAGCTCTATAGCTAAATCTATTCTCTGCATGGGCATCACGCATACTGGACAGCCTGGACCGTGAACGAACTTCACATACCCCTTTAAAAGCTCGTCTATACCGTACTTCATTATAGAATGGGTGTGTCCTCCGCAGAACTCCATTATGTAAACTTCGCTCCCGAACTTTTCTACATCCCTTTTTATCTTCAATTCAAGGACTTTAACCTTTTCTCCGTCTTTAAACTCACTCCTTATATCAACCTTCATAACTTTCATAGCTCTCCTCCATATTTAGTATCTCTTCAAACAGCTCAAGGCTTTTGAGAGCTTCATCTTCGTCAAGTTTCTGTATAGCAAAACCAACATGTATTAAGACCCAATCGTTTTCCTTGACGTCCTCCTGCATAAGCTCCAGAGATACAACCCTCTTTACGCCCATAGTATCAACGATCGCAGTCCCATCTTCTCTAACTTCAACTACCCTTGAAGGTATAGAAAGACACATTGCTAACCTCCTTAACGAATACTTATTCATAAATATAACCGGCTTGAACCCTTTGGCAAGATCACCTTTTTATCTCCTTAAAGCTGTAAAGGGCAGGTATCACAAAAAGCGCAGTTAAAAAAGCTGAAACTACTCCACCTACCATAGGAAGAGCTATTCGGGATATTATTTCTGAACCCGTTCCATGAAGGTATATAGCTGGCAATAGACTGGCTACTATAGCGAGCATAGTCATGCTTTTTGGTCTTATCCTCATAACAGCACCCTCGTATATGGCTTCTTTGAAAGCCTTTTCTTGTCTTCTCTCTAAAGTGTTCATTATATAGACTACCATTACTATACACATTTCTGAGGCTATACCCAAAAGAGCTAAAAATCCCGCTATACTTGCAAGGGACAGTCTGTAACCAAATACGTACATAAGTAGAAAACCACCAAGAAGTGAGGAGGGTAAGGTAAAAAGCACCAAAAGGGTTTCAAAAAGTTTCCCAAGACTCATATAAACCAGTAGTACTATGCTGAGAAGTACAAGAGGAATGATCACTTTTAAATCTTCCGTAGCTTTTTGCCAGTACTCAAACTCTCCACTCCACCTGTAGTAATAGCCAGGAGGTAAGTTTATATTCTCTTTTATTCTTTTATCACCCTCTTTAATGATCTTGCCTATGTCTGCATCCAGCTTAGGTGTTATATAAATGTAAGCTACCAAAAGACCGTTTTCCGACTTTATCTCCATAGGACTTTCAGTTTTTCTTACTTCAGCTACAGCTTTGAGAGGAACGAGCTTGTCTTTTATCGGAAGTAATAGGTTTTCAAGATCTTCTCTGTAATCCCTGGGAACTCCTAAGGTTATGCTGTAGCGTTCCCTACCTAAGATATAAAAAGAGATGGGACTGTTAGAAAGAAGCATCTCTACTGCGGAGGAAAGATCCTCAAGTGATAGACCGTAAAGTGCAAGCTTTTCCCTATCAGGAAGGATCTCCATATACGTTGCACTTGTAAGTCTCTCAGCGTATACACTCATAACATCTTCCATCCCTTTGAGTGCCGCCTCAAACTCAAGTGCTAAATGTGAAAGTTCTTGTATGTCACCTCCAAACACCTTTATGCCCAAAGGTGTCCTTATGCCTGTACTTATCATATCAATTCTTCCCTTTATTGGCATGGTCCAGCTATTTACGACACCAGGAAGCTGCAAGGATCTGTCAAGATCCGAGATGAGCTTTTCGTATGTGATCCCTTTTCGCCACTGACTTTCTGGCTTTAAAGTGATCGTTGTCTCTATCATAGAAAGGGGTGCGGGATCCGTTGGGGTGTTTGCTCTTCCAACCTTTCCAAAAACGCTTTCTACCTCTGGAAAGCTCTTTATTATCTTATCTTGAATTGTAAGTAGCTTTTGGGCTTCCTGCACCGAAATACTTGGTGCTGTAGTAGGCATGTAAAGAAGTGTACCCTCCCTAAGGTCCGGCATAAATTCCCTTCCGAGATTCTTGTAAAGTATGTAACCTGCGGGTATGGAAACAAGGGCAAGGAGCAAAAAAAGAAACCTGAATTTAATGGCTAATGAAAATAGAGGAGAGTACAGTTTTATAAGGGTTTTAACCAGAGGATTTTTCTCTTCAGGCAGAACTTTTCCCCTTCCTAAGTAATAAACCAGAAGTGGAAAAATCACAAGTGAGAGTAAGGAAGCTACGAGCATAGAAATAGTCTTCGTTATAACGAGAGGTCCAAAAAGTCTTCCAGCTTGCCCTTTCATGGCAAGCATAGGGACAAAAGAGACAGCAACTACAAGAAGAGCAAAGAAAATAGGTTTCCCTACTTCACTTGCCGATTCCACCAAAGAAGTTTTTACGTCCTTCCCCTCCTCCCTCTTTCTTGAGTAAGCCTCTACAAGCACTATGCCTGCGTCCA is drawn from Hydrogenobacter sp. and contains these coding sequences:
- a CDS encoding HypC/HybG/HupF family hydrogenase formation chaperone, with the translated sequence MCLSIPSRVVEVREDGTAIVDTMGVKRVVSLELMQEDVKENDWVLIHVGFAIQKLDEDEALKSLELFEEILNMEESYESYEG
- a CDS encoding CusA/CzcA family heavy metal efflux RND transporter, with protein sequence MKRLTESILRYRFVVIILSAFLLLYGFYSLKKVPIDALPDLTDTQVIIYSEWMGQVPQVIEDQLTYPLTSAMLGLPRVKAVRGYSMPNYSLVYVIFEDGTDIYWARSRVLEKLSSIRSQLPAQAKIELGPDATGLGWVYQYVLYSERRSLDELWSLQNFYIRYALLSVPNVAEVASVGGFEKEYRVIIRPEHLMHYGISLEDVAKAVKGSNLEMGGKYVEINGREFLVRVKGYVKDKKEIENSIVKEVNGVPIRIKDIATVVETPALRMGTADYNGLGNTVGGIVIMRYGADAYKTIQEVKEKLEEIKNGLPEDVKIVPVYDRSELIQRAINHLWRVLVEESTIVILVVSLFLLNPGLSLAVVVFLALSLLGTFILMNHMGVNSNIMSLGGIAIAIGTMVDAGIVLVEAYSRKREEGKDVKTSLVESASEVGKPIFFALLVVAVSFVPMLAMKGQAGRLFGPLVITKTISMLVASLLSLVIFPLLVYYLGRGKVLPEEKNPLVKTLIKLYSPLFSLAIKFRFLFLLLALVSIPAGYILYKNLGREFMPDLREGTLLYMPTTAPSISVQEAQKLLTIQDKIIKSFPEVESVFGKVGRANTPTDPAPLSMIETTITLKPESQWRKGITYEKLISDLDRSLQLPGVVNSWTMPIKGRIDMISTGIRTPLGIKVFGGDIQELSHLALEFEAALKGMEDVMSVYAERLTSATYMEILPDREKLALYGLSLEDLSSAVEMLLSNSPISFYILGRERYSITLGVPRDYREDLENLLLPIKDKLVPLKAVAEVRKTESPMEIKSENGLLVAYIYITPKLDADIGKIIKEGDKRIKENINLPPGYYYRWSGEFEYWQKATEDLKVIIPLVLLSIVLLVYMSLGKLFETLLVLFTLPSSLLGGFLLMYVFGYRLSLASIAGFLALLGIASEMCIVMVVYIMNTLERRQEKAFKEAIYEGAVMRIRPKSMTMLAIVASLLPAIYLHGTGSEIISRIALPMVGGVVSAFLTALFVIPALYSFKEIKR